In Amycolatopsis sp. EV170708-02-1, the following are encoded in one genomic region:
- a CDS encoding ABATE domain-containing protein, with protein MLDLDSLPGDDLAVNLADTVMLAVSPSVDLLDDGHAKFWATQALPEGARAPSAEQTRRLRSAVRELLEAVVAAREPEAWAVERVNAAAAAVPTSPRLTAEGAETCWHGEDGGEIALAAVAVAAIDLVSGPRAARLRRCGAHDCSMLFVAANSRRVWCTPSLCGNRVRVARHAKKG; from the coding sequence ATGCTCGATCTCGACTCGCTTCCCGGTGACGATCTCGCGGTGAACCTCGCCGACACGGTCATGCTGGCCGTCTCGCCGTCGGTCGATCTGCTTGACGACGGCCATGCGAAGTTCTGGGCGACACAGGCGCTGCCCGAGGGCGCCCGGGCACCGTCGGCCGAGCAGACGAGGCGGCTGCGTTCGGCGGTGCGCGAGCTGCTGGAAGCGGTCGTGGCGGCGCGGGAGCCCGAGGCGTGGGCGGTGGAGCGGGTGAACGCGGCCGCGGCCGCCGTCCCGACCAGCCCGCGGCTGACCGCCGAGGGCGCGGAGACCTGCTGGCACGGCGAGGACGGCGGCGAGATCGCCCTCGCCGCGGTCGCGGTCGCGGCGATCGACCTCGTGTCCGGGCCGCGTGCCGCTCGGCTGCGGCGATGCGGCGCGCACGATTGCTCGATGCTGTTCGTGGCGGCCAACAGCAGGCGCGTGTGGTGCACGCCGTCGCTGTGCGGCAACCGGGTGCGGGTCGCCAGGCACGCGAAGAAGGGCTGA
- a CDS encoding alpha/beta fold hydrolase gives MATIRHRSVKLGDVEVFYREAGDPEAPVLLLLHGFPTSSHQFVRLMRRLAGRWRLIAPDLPGFGQTVTPEGFTFTFDRLAEVVGEFVDALELRRYALYVFDFGAPTGLRLAVSRPSQITALITQNGNAYVEGLGPAMPDFPSLTDEAEARRGFEKILEPDQIEYQYTGARDPETIDPANYLLDQYFLERPGRAEAMLDLFWDYRNNPPAYPKFQAWLREAQPPVLAVWGRNDPFFVPAGAEAFRNDVPSAEVHLFDTGHFALEEDLEPISELIDRFLAAHL, from the coding sequence ATGGCGACCATCCGGCACCGTTCCGTCAAACTCGGCGACGTCGAGGTCTTCTATCGCGAAGCCGGTGACCCCGAAGCGCCCGTTTTGCTTCTGCTGCACGGCTTCCCGACGTCTTCGCACCAGTTCGTTCGGTTGATGCGGCGTCTCGCCGGACGGTGGCGGCTCATCGCCCCGGACCTGCCGGGCTTCGGGCAGACTGTCACGCCCGAGGGCTTCACGTTCACCTTCGACCGGCTCGCGGAGGTCGTCGGCGAGTTCGTGGACGCGCTGGAACTGCGGCGGTACGCGCTCTACGTCTTCGATTTCGGTGCCCCGACGGGCCTGCGGCTGGCCGTCTCGCGGCCGTCCCAGATCACGGCGCTGATCACGCAGAACGGCAACGCCTACGTCGAGGGGCTCGGCCCGGCGATGCCGGACTTCCCCTCCCTCACCGACGAAGCCGAGGCGCGGCGCGGGTTCGAGAAGATCCTCGAACCGGACCAGATCGAGTACCAGTACACCGGCGCCCGCGATCCGGAGACCATCGATCCCGCGAACTACCTGCTGGACCAGTACTTCCTGGAGCGTCCCGGGCGCGCGGAGGCGATGCTGGACCTGTTCTGGGACTACCGGAACAACCCGCCCGCGTACCCGAAGTTCCAGGCGTGGCTGCGCGAAGCCCAGCCGCCCGTGCTCGCCGTGTGGGGTCGTAACGACCCGTTCTTCGTCCCGGCGGGAGCCGAGGCTTTCCGGAATGATGTCCCCTCGGCGGAGGTCCACCTCTTCGACACCGGGCACTTCGCGCTGGAAGAGGACCTCGAACCGATCAGCGAGCTGATCGACCGCTTCCTGGCGGCGCATCTCTAG
- a CDS encoding nitroreductase family protein has product MDTTVTDHLLSTTRAVRRKLDLDRPVEPEVLDECLRLALQAPTPGNQQAWRWLVVRDQGVKDRLSELFRRAGKAYLETNAAALGEAITEPLVARAFASGQHLIDVIDRVPVFVIPCLTGRPSGDNATDAAFYGGIFPAVWNFQLALRSRGLGSTLTTYHLTHEAEAAEILGIPSGVTQAGLLPVAYTTVPDFKPAARVPLSEVAYLDGWGNPL; this is encoded by the coding sequence ATGGACACCACGGTCACCGACCACCTGCTGAGCACGACACGAGCGGTCCGCCGCAAACTCGACCTGGACCGGCCGGTGGAACCCGAAGTGCTCGACGAATGCCTGCGGCTCGCGCTGCAGGCGCCCACACCGGGCAACCAGCAGGCATGGCGATGGCTCGTCGTGCGGGATCAGGGTGTGAAGGACCGGCTGTCCGAGCTGTTCCGGCGGGCCGGAAAGGCGTACCTGGAGACGAACGCGGCGGCGCTGGGCGAGGCCATCACCGAGCCTTTGGTGGCGCGGGCGTTCGCTTCGGGGCAGCACCTGATCGACGTGATCGACCGGGTGCCCGTGTTCGTCATCCCGTGCCTGACCGGCAGGCCGAGCGGCGACAACGCGACCGACGCCGCCTTCTACGGCGGGATCTTCCCGGCGGTGTGGAACTTCCAGCTGGCGCTGCGGTCACGAGGCCTCGGCTCGACACTCACGACGTACCACCTGACCCACGAGGCGGAGGCGGCCGAGATCCTCGGCATCCCGTCCGGCGTCACGCAGGCCGGGCTGCTGCCCGTCGCCTACACGACAGTGCCGGACTTCAAACCCGCGGCGCGCGTGCCGCTGTCCGAGGTCGCCTATCTCGACGGCTGGGGCAATCCGCTTTAA